The following proteins come from a genomic window of Anas acuta chromosome 22, bAnaAcu1.1, whole genome shotgun sequence:
- the H6PD gene encoding GDH/6PGL endoplasmic bifunctional protein: MLRRVLCTIFFMGALPSPAEMSQGHISVVLLGATGDLAKKYLWQGLFQLYMDQVSSGHSFTFHGAALTALEPGQKLMFDVLKKLACPPDEAPDRCAVLKDQFLKLSQYHQLKTAENYTVLNREIEVLLRQEGLKEAGRIFYFSVPPFAYTEIARHINSSCRPPPGAWLRVVLEKPFGHDLESAQQLAAELTSFFREEEMYRVDHYLGKQAVAHILPFRDQNQEFLDPIWNRHHVERVEIVLKEVVDAKGRTSFYEQYGVIRDVLQNHLTEALMFLTMELPANLSRTEEVLQCKLQALRSLRGLEKHSAVLGQYQAYASHVQEELKKGQDYVSTTPTFAGVLVQSDSLRWEGVPFLLTSGKALDERVGYVRVLFKNRAYCTQSETLRDAGHSQCKAKQIIFYIGHGALNTPAVLVSRNLFRPVMPKSSWREVVGQPELHVFGQPLSDYYVYSPVKERDAYSVLISNIYHGRKDFFITTENLLASWAFWTPLLNSISRQPPRLYPGGVENQNLLDFEMVSGELAFTAAEPVELLHPDRSMPSDFKTIQSKFRQRPLVSMWSEDLISQLASDVEKAANRAVAGSGQFHLALSGGSSPVALFQRLARHHYAFPWRHTHIWLVDERCVPLTDPESNFFSLHSHLLQSIRVPYFNVHPMPVHLNQRLCVEEDGGTELYAKEIAALVANSSFDLVLLGLGTDGHTASLFPDSEDGLEGTQAVVLTESPIKPHQRMSFSLSLINKARQVFVLVVGRGKHDITTQISRVGRQPRKWPISGVSPSSGQLVWYVDYEALLG, from the exons ATGCTGAGAAGAGTGCTGTGTACCATATTTTTCATGGGAGCCTTGCCATCGCCAGCCGAGATGTCCCAGGGCCACATCTCCGTGGTCTTGCTGGGAGCCACAGGTGATTTGGCCAAGAAGTATTTGTGGCAGGGCCTCTTCCAGCTCTACATGGACCAAGTGAGCAGTGGCCACAGCTTCACTTTCCATGGGGCTGCGCTGACAGCTCTGGAACCGGGACAGAAGCTGATGTTTGACGTGCTGAAGAAGCTCGCCTGTCCCCCGGATGAGGCTCCGGACAGATGTGCTGTGCTGAAGGACCAATTCTTGAAGCTGAGCCAGTACCACCAGCTGAAGACCGCCGAGAACTACACTGTGCTCAACAGGGAGATCGAGGTGCTGCTTCGCCAGGAGGGCCTGAAGGAAGCTGGAAGAATATTCTACTTCTCGGTACCTCCATTTGCCTACACGGAGATCGCCCGGCACatcaacagcagctgcagaccCCCTCCGGGCGCCTGGCTGCGTGTGGTGCTGGAGAAACCTTTTGGCCACGACCTGGAGTCggcccagcagctggctgcagagctgacGAGCTTCTTCAGGGAAGAGGAGATGTACAGGGTGGACCACTACCTGGGCAAGCAG GCTGTAGCCCATATCCTGCCTTTTCGAGACCAGAACCAGGAGTTTCTGGATCCCATCTGGAACCGACATCATGTGGAAAGAGTGGAGATTGTCCTGAAGGAGGTTGTGGATGCCAAAG GCCGCACCAGCTTCTACGAGCAGTACGGAGTCATCCGGGATGTGCTGCAGAACCACCTCACCGAGGCCCTGATGTTCCTGACCATGGAGCTCCCGGCCAACCTGAGTAGGACTGAAGAAGTCTTGCAGTGCAAGCTGCAGGCCCTCCGGTCCTTGCGGGGCCTGGAGAAGCACAGTGCCGTGTTGGGTCAGTATCAGGCGTACGCCAGCCACGTGCAGGAGGAACTGAAGAAGGGACAGGACTACGTCAGCACGACACCAACCTTCGCAG GTGTGCTCGTTCAGAGTGACAGCCTGCGTTGGGAAGGGGTCCCTTTCCTCCTCACTTCTGGGAAAGCCCTGGATGAACGGGTAGGTTACGTCCGTGTTCTCTTCAAGAACCGGGCCTACTGCACGCAGAGCGAGACGCTGCGGGATGCAGGGCACAGCCAGTGTAAAGCCAAGCAGATCATCTTCTACATCGGACATGGCGCACTCAACACCCCTGCAGTGCTTGTGAGCAGGAACCTTTTCAGGCCTGTCATGCCAAAAAGCAGTTGGAGAGAAGTTGTAGGTCAGCCAGAGCTGCATGTTTTTGGACAACCGCTGTCTGATTACTACGTGTACAGCCCTGTGAAGGAGAGAGATGCGTATTCTGTCCTTATTTCCAACATATACCATGGCAGGAAGGACTTCTTCATCACCACCGAGAACTTGCTGGCCTCCTGGGCCTTCTGGACACCGCTGCTGAACAGCATTTCTCGCCAGCCCCCACGCCTCTACCCTGGTGGGGTGGAGAACCAGAACCTCTTGGACTTTGAAATGGTGAGCGGGGAGCTGGCGTTCACGGCGGCAGAGCCGGTGGAACTGCTGCACCCCGACAGGTCGATGCCAAGTGATTTCAAGACAATCCAGTCCAAATTTCGGCAAAGGCCCTTGGTCTCAATGTGGTCCGAGGACCTGATTTCCCAGCTGGCTTCTGATGTTGAGAAGGCAGCAAACAGGGCTGTGGCAGGCTCTGGGCAGTTCCACCTGGCTTTGTCTGGTGGCTCAAGCCCCGTGGCCCTATTCCAGCGGCTGGCAAGGCACCATTATGCCTTCCCGTGGAGGCACACccacatctggctggtggaTGAGCGCTGCGTCCCGCTCACTGACCCGGAGTCCAACTTCTTCAGCCTgcacagccacctcctgcagagcaTCAGGGTGCCTTACTTCAACGTCCATCCCATGCCCGTGCACCTGAACCAGCGGCTCTGCGTGGAAGAGGATGGAGGCACGGAGCTTTATGCCAAGGAGATCGCGGCCCTGGTGGCCAATTCCAGCTTtgacctggtgctgctggggctgggcactgACGGGCACACCGCCTCGCTCTTCCCCGACTCTGAAGACGGCCTGGAAGGGACTCAGGCTGTGGTGCTGACCGAAAGCCCCATCAAACCTCACCAAAGGATGAGCTTCAGCCTGTCCCTCATCAACAAAGCCAGGCAGGTGTTCGTGCTGGTTGTGGGGAGGGGCAAGCACGATATCACCACGCAGATCAGCAGGGTGGGCCGGCAGCCAAGGAAGTGGCCTATCTCGGGTGTCAGCCCCAGCTCTGGCCAGCTGGTGTGGTATGTGGATTATGAAGCTCTGCTTGGGTGA